The window GTGGGCGAGCTGAAGAAGGATCGACTGGGGCTATCACAGCGACGAAACTACAGACTGGGCCGTGCTAAACATCGCCAAACAGACCCCGGTGAAGTGGAGGAAGACGGGCGTTCTAAGTGTTCACTTTGAGtgcggtgggtgagtctttgtatTGTGGAAATTTCACTTTGACATGGTGCTGTGAATTGCTGTGTGTATTGTCAGAAAACCCCCCGCCTCCGCAAACCTCGTCGTGGGAGAACGAAGAGGCTGCCGGTCCCAGTTGCTATTATAAGGCATATGCTGTGAGCACGCTCTGGACGTACAGTAGTATTGTGGTGTTTGTAGCAATCGTTTCTTGGCATCCGGGTTGATCTGAAGAGTGGTGGTGAAGAGTTGGATTACTAGAGGCTGTGTGAGTACAACTAAGAATTAATGCTGTTTGCACTTTCATCTACATAACGCTTACCGTTGCAGAGAGAGGTGTAGTAGATCCCGTCTGTCCCGAGGCCTCTTCAAAGGGGTCCGGTCCGGTGTACTACCGCCTAGCAAGTGGCGAGGAGAGGGCAGTGCTCGGCTCGGTGAGACAGCGCGGCATTCTCCCCTCTGCAACCGCAGCAATCGTCGAGAGGGTTTGTCCCCGACGTTACAGCGAAACAGTCTCAAACCATCTGAATAAAACGAAAGGAGTGTACGAGAAGAACCCTGTCTGtaccgtacttactgtacgttgTCCCAAgtggagaggtgagagccaaCCAGCATTGAATAACTGtacctttgtgtcccagctcgcagcctgtagagagagagaaagagaacgaaACGAGGAGAACCCTGTCTGTTCCATACTTACTGTACGTGGTCCCAAGTGGAGAGTCAGCAGCCTgtggaaagagagaaagagaatgaGGAGAACTTTACCTGCACCGTACTTACtcagcctgtggagagagagaaagagaatgaGGAAACTTACCTGTACCATACTTGTACTGCCTATAGAAGAAGAGAAAGTGAACCTGAAGAGGCCGTTATTTTAAGTTCCCCTTTTCCCTCccctatttatttttttaaataaagtgtattttaatattactcctaccttgtgtgtctggtcattggggtggctttgggaacctcctcgaggtggaaattaGGGGGCGTGACCTCATTAacatctgggtccaccccgacctgtgacatatTTATATCTGTTTCTTTTCAGTAcagtataatttaaaataagattgttttgtgtatttgttacaGGTGACACTCAGCAGCTCTCACATGTTAGGATTGTGTTAATGGGGTATAAATGTGCTGGGAAGAGTTCATCAGGAAACATCATCCTGAACAGAGAGGAGTTTGACTTGAAGACATCTGCTCAGTGTgtgaagagacagagagaagtaGCAGACAGACACATCACTGTGATTGAAGCTCCTGGATGGATGATTGATGAACCTGTAGAGAAGAGCTCTGAGTTACTAAAAAAAGAGATTTTACGCAGTGTGTCTCTGTGTCCTCCAGGACCTCACATTGTTCTTCTGGTTATACGTGTGGATGACAGATTTAAAGATGTTGAGAGAAAAGTATTTGAGGGTTATGTTGATCTTCTGGGTGAGAGAGTCTGGAGTCACACTATAGTGCTCTTCACTCGTGGAGACTTTCTAGGAGACACAACTATAGAGAAACACATTGAGAGTGAAGGTGAGGATCTCCAGTGGCTGGTGGAGAAATGTGGGAACAGATATCATCTTCTCAACAATAACAACAGAAGTGATGAGACTCAGATCAAAGATCTGCTGGAGAAGATAGAGGAGACAGTGACAGAAAACAACGGCTGCTGTTTTGAAATGGACAGAAAGATTTTACAGGAGATGGAAGAGAGAAGGAGAGCAGAGGAAGAGAGAGCAGAAGAACGAATGAAGATGATGAAGAAACAGAGAGAGATGATCAGATCACAGATGAGTAAGTAAACATCACAGTGATGATATAAACACTGAGTATCTTCAGTAGTAAattcatgaaaatgtaaaagtttCCATAAATTACTGCTGCAAACATGattaacaataaagaaattaaataaGTCACACAAAAAAACTCTTTTCATAGCTGCTGTTTGTAGaggtgtttttaataaatagaCTGAGAATATTTTGCATTACCAGCcgcagaaaaataaaaaatctttctTCCACAATCTCATGATTTTCAgggtttaaatgtgaaaatagaAAATTTCTTGTACAGGTCATAGACAatttaatacataaataaattttgtttaagtatagaccccttcacggttcacgtcacaggcggtttccactgcgcatgtcggggtcagaaaagccattacagcagattgagttgcatattattcggtatcgtcaaaaatgcctacttacgtcgtgggctgtgaaaatcgcaccaggtctttcgttaagttttcgcgattcatgcagaatctcaaaaacaaaaaaatacaacatctgcggctgcaagcaattaatgtgcagactggaacaatgcaaagatcaaagaggcttgtgtttgtagtgctcacttcatttgaggtaagtcataatttttcagccctgttagattaaattataaagacTGGATgctatgaacagtttgaccccatgctgcgtgcgcacccgatagtcattcaatgtttacaaaccttgaaggggtctatagaaaCATTATTGTTTAAAGTCATTTATTCAGAATCCACCCATTATCTATGTCCTATATCATGGTGGTCCAAACTCAAGAATCCCTAAAATTGTCTGAAATACAATCTACTGGAAACATGTTgaaatgtttaacaaaagtgAGATGAACCAGTCTACACAGTAACTGCATGATTTTCCTcacttttcattttttgtttgttttgtatatatatatatttatatatatatatatatatatttttacattatagttatttaatttgtaaaaaataaaaaagacagcTGTCAGTGTAATCttatttatgcacatttttgggaTTTAACAATGGGATGTGTATTAATTTCTGAAAAATTTACTAAAACAAATGTGCCATAAAGAGCCTAAATCACAATTATTGACCAATCTGCATCAAGAACCGTACCTCTCCATTAATTTGCATTAATGGTACCATAGAACTTTTTTAGTTCtatcaaataaatattcagAGGTACAGTAGATCTGTCTGTAGAgactttaaatataaattaacaataaataactgttggatttattttgtggtgattaaagacatttttgacAATCATCCAGATGGCTCCTTGAtgcaacttataaaattaaaatcctctgtaaaatgttaaataaggTATTTTAAACCTAAGATTGTGTTGTATTTATATCTGTTTCTTTTTAGTAcagtataatttaaaataagattgttttgtgtatttgttacaGGTGTCACTCAGAAGCTCTCAGATCTGAGGATTGTGTTAATGGGGTATAAAGGAGCTGGTAAGAGTTCATCAGGAAACATCATCCTGAACAGAGAGGAGTTTGACTTGAAGACATCTGCTCAGTGTgtgaagagacagagagaagtaGCAGACAGACACATCACTGTGATTGAAGCTCCTGGATGGTGGATAAATATGCCTGTAGAGAAGAGCTCTGAGTTACTGAAAGAAGAGATTTTACTCAGTGTGTCTCTGTGTCCTCCAGGACCTCACATTGTTCTTCTGGTTATACGTGCTGACACTAGATTTAAAGATGTTGAGAGAAAAGTATTACAGGGTTATGTTGATCTTCTGGGTGAGAGAGTCTGGAGTCACACTATAGTGCTCTTCACT is drawn from Misgurnus anguillicaudatus chromosome 6, ASM2758022v2, whole genome shotgun sequence and contains these coding sequences:
- the LOC141364406 gene encoding GTPase IMAP family member 8-like is translated as MGYKYAGKSSSGNIILNREEFDLKSLTAQCVKRQREVADRHITVIEAPGWWTIPVDLSSELLKEEILLSVSLCPPGPHIVLLVIRAATRFLEEERKVFQGYVDLLGERVWSHTIVLFTRGDLLGDTTIEQHIESEGEDLQWLVEKCGNRYHLLNNNNRSDETQIKDLLEKIEETVTENNGCCFEMDKNILVDMKERRKVEEERAEERIKSMKKQREMIRSQMSDTQQLSHVRIVLMGYKCAGKSSSGNIILNREEFDLKTSAQCVKRQREVADRHITVIEAPGWMIDEPVEKSSELLKKEILRSVSLCPPGPHIVLLVIRVDDRFKDVERKVFEGYVDLLGERVWSHTIVLFTRGDFLGDTTIEKHIESEGEDLQWLVEKCGNRYHLLNNNNRSDETQIKDLLEKIEETVTENNGCCFEMDRKILQEMEERRRAEEERAEERMKMMKKQREMIRSQMSVTQKLSDLRIVLMGYKGAGKSSSGNIILNREEFDLKTSAQCVKRQREVADRHITVIEAPGWWINMPVEKSSELLKEEILLSVSLCPPGPHIVLLVIRADTRFKDVERKVLQGYVDLLGERVWSHTIVLFTHGDLLGDTSIEKHIESEGEDLQWLVEKCGNRYHLLNNNNRSDETQIKDLLEKIEETVTENNGHHFVMNRKRAEAVTLVSSSYKQKEQLARLVQGHQGCRLHTCQFTFGFSRVKTNATGFGDGSDLGQNCSQI